The following proteins are encoded in a genomic region of Drosophila willistoni isolate 14030-0811.24 chromosome 3R, UCI_dwil_1.1, whole genome shotgun sequence:
- the LOC6649547 gene encoding uncharacterized protein LOC6649547 isoform X1, with product MFSQLLEAFQQFVSQLKRQLTWYWLLPLPRHFYGFRSRASHQKNPKAPRRYLVMDYIFECFFNDTFEQITRNGLQDRQSRRDVLDHLSAIIKGCSEGQNMPTEEVAALAVIAALRYHRLAKEDNGQVCLMGKYHNILYIALRTCWDWGVRDSEVVVQLLVAIYECEKTFERIFLGALFGPHAPHFIAGWRSDFLNQHENVRAMVYFLKHATRQRLVLPVFIPRYEQERQLRFIDVPIESCGRSSPLRIALQASSPELLLILLRYGAAPQPPDGGASVIISLLDKLIENGRNYSCELVLCLRILLRNVTMIEMPFKPILYAVRREMFFERYGRLLMDKIIFNEQVYGVPTLRHLCRCRIRDVLRQHNQLPNGIDTLRLPNRLQRYIDLTEELDGPGSQQEERTESNKARNNKPMQGLTNAMHRLDTISSAESEDESENQGQLLEPVTDAEKAAVAAFVATADGAITEEAKQAAVAAYLAVSNETESYDGQACPFDQLR from the exons ATGTTTTCCCAGTTGCTCGAGGCATTTCAGCAATTCGTAAGTCAATTAAAACGACAATTGACGTGGTATTGGTTATTGCCATTGCCCCGTCATTTCTACGGCTTCCGGTCACGGGCCAGCCATCAGAAGAATCCAAAGGCCCCACGGCGATACCTGGTCATGGACTATATATTTGAGTGTTTCTTCAATGACACCTTTGAGCAGATTACCCGTAATGGTCTGCAGGATCGTCAGTCTCGTCGCGATGTCCTGGACCATCTCAGTGCCATTATCAAGGGCTGCAGTGAGGGACAGAATATGCCAACCGAAGAGGTTGCTGCATTGGCAGTGATTGCCGCTCTACGTTATCATCGTCTGGCCAAAGAGGACAATGGACAG GTATGCCTCATGGGCAAGTATCACAACATTCTGTACATTGCGTTGCGCACCTGCTGGGATTGGGGAGTACGCGACTCGGAGGTGGTCGTTCAACTGTTGG TGGCCATCTATGAATGCGAAAAGACTTTTGAGCGTATATTTTTGGGGGCTCTATTTGGTCCTCATGCTCCACATTTTATTGCTGGATGGCGTAGTGATTTTCTGAATCAG CATGAGAATGTTCGTGCTATGGTTTACTTTTTGAAGCATGCCACACGGCAAAGGCTCGTGTTACCCGTTTTTATACCGCGCTATGAACAGGAGAGGCAACTCAG ATTTATAGATGTGCCCATTGAGTCCTGTGGACGTTCTTCACCCTTGCGTATTGCTTTGCAAGCATCTTCACCGGAATTACTGCTCATACTGCTCAG ATATGGCGCTGCACCGCAACCACCCGATGGTGGAGCTTCTGTGATTATATCACTGCTCGACAAACTCATTGAGAACGGGCGCAATTACAGTTGCGAACTGGTTTTGTGTCTAAGGATTTTGTTGCGTAATGTAACCATGATTGAAATGCCTTTCAAG CCCATTTTATACGCAGTACGGCGCGAAATGTTCTTTGAACGCTATGGACGTTTGCTGATggacaaaataattttcaatgaGCAGGTCTATGGTGTGCCCACACTGCGACATTTATGCCG ATGTCGTATCCGTGATGTCCTGCGACAGCATAATCAATTGCCCAATGGTATTGACACATTGAGATTACCCAATCGGCTGCAGCGATATATTGACCTAACAGAGGAATTGGATGGTCCTGGCTCACAGCAAGAGGAACGAACGGAGTCCAATAAAGCCCGTAACAACAAACCCATGCAAGGACTCACAAATGCCATGCACAGATTAGACACCATAAGCAGTGCCGAAAGCGAGGATGAAAGTGAGAATCAAGGACAGTTGCTGGAACCAGTGACGGATGCAGAAAAGGCTGCGGTTGCCGCCTTTGTGGCAACTGCGGATGGAGCCATTACCGAGGAGGCCAAACAAGCGGCAGTGGCTGCCTATCTGGCAGTCAGCAATGAAACTGAATCCTATGACGGTCAGGCATGTCCCTTCGATCAACTTAGATAA
- the LOC6649547 gene encoding uncharacterized protein LOC6649547 isoform X2: MDYIFECFFNDTFEQITRNGLQDRQSRRDVLDHLSAIIKGCSEGQNMPTEEVAALAVIAALRYHRLAKEDNGQVCLMGKYHNILYIALRTCWDWGVRDSEVVVQLLVAIYECEKTFERIFLGALFGPHAPHFIAGWRSDFLNQHENVRAMVYFLKHATRQRLVLPVFIPRYEQERQLRFIDVPIESCGRSSPLRIALQASSPELLLILLRYGAAPQPPDGGASVIISLLDKLIENGRNYSCELVLCLRILLRNVTMIEMPFKPILYAVRREMFFERYGRLLMDKIIFNEQVYGVPTLRHLCRCRIRDVLRQHNQLPNGIDTLRLPNRLQRYIDLTEELDGPGSQQEERTESNKARNNKPMQGLTNAMHRLDTISSAESEDESENQGQLLEPVTDAEKAAVAAFVATADGAITEEAKQAAVAAYLAVSNETESYDGQACPFDQLR, from the exons ATGGACTATATATTTGAGTGTTTCTTCAATGACACCTTTGAGCAGATTACCCGTAATGGTCTGCAGGATCGTCAGTCTCGTCGCGATGTCCTGGACCATCTCAGTGCCATTATCAAGGGCTGCAGTGAGGGACAGAATATGCCAACCGAAGAGGTTGCTGCATTGGCAGTGATTGCCGCTCTACGTTATCATCGTCTGGCCAAAGAGGACAATGGACAG GTATGCCTCATGGGCAAGTATCACAACATTCTGTACATTGCGTTGCGCACCTGCTGGGATTGGGGAGTACGCGACTCGGAGGTGGTCGTTCAACTGTTGG TGGCCATCTATGAATGCGAAAAGACTTTTGAGCGTATATTTTTGGGGGCTCTATTTGGTCCTCATGCTCCACATTTTATTGCTGGATGGCGTAGTGATTTTCTGAATCAG CATGAGAATGTTCGTGCTATGGTTTACTTTTTGAAGCATGCCACACGGCAAAGGCTCGTGTTACCCGTTTTTATACCGCGCTATGAACAGGAGAGGCAACTCAG ATTTATAGATGTGCCCATTGAGTCCTGTGGACGTTCTTCACCCTTGCGTATTGCTTTGCAAGCATCTTCACCGGAATTACTGCTCATACTGCTCAG ATATGGCGCTGCACCGCAACCACCCGATGGTGGAGCTTCTGTGATTATATCACTGCTCGACAAACTCATTGAGAACGGGCGCAATTACAGTTGCGAACTGGTTTTGTGTCTAAGGATTTTGTTGCGTAATGTAACCATGATTGAAATGCCTTTCAAG CCCATTTTATACGCAGTACGGCGCGAAATGTTCTTTGAACGCTATGGACGTTTGCTGATggacaaaataattttcaatgaGCAGGTCTATGGTGTGCCCACACTGCGACATTTATGCCG ATGTCGTATCCGTGATGTCCTGCGACAGCATAATCAATTGCCCAATGGTATTGACACATTGAGATTACCCAATCGGCTGCAGCGATATATTGACCTAACAGAGGAATTGGATGGTCCTGGCTCACAGCAAGAGGAACGAACGGAGTCCAATAAAGCCCGTAACAACAAACCCATGCAAGGACTCACAAATGCCATGCACAGATTAGACACCATAAGCAGTGCCGAAAGCGAGGATGAAAGTGAGAATCAAGGACAGTTGCTGGAACCAGTGACGGATGCAGAAAAGGCTGCGGTTGCCGCCTTTGTGGCAACTGCGGATGGAGCCATTACCGAGGAGGCCAAACAAGCGGCAGTGGCTGCCTATCTGGCAGTCAGCAATGAAACTGAATCCTATGACGGTCAGGCATGTCCCTTCGATCAACTTAGATAA